In a genomic window of [Empedobacter] haloabium:
- a CDS encoding protein-glutamate O-methyltransferase CheR: MQHRQQHSDTDIELRMLMEAIYLKYSYDFRDYTGASQKRRVLHAMREMGCDTISQLQSRVLHEPAAFSELLQYLTIPVTEMFRDPSYYAALREHVMPVLSTYPSLKIWVAGCSTGEEVYSLAILLKEEGLLERSIIYATDINPQSLEKAKKGVFPLDSMRAYTENYQAAGGKRAFSDYYTAAYNAALFDRSLAENVTFADHSLATDTVFAETQFISCRNVMIYFKKKLQERALGLFHESLCHRGFLGLGSKESIDFSSYGPRFEPIVKRERLFRKL; encoded by the coding sequence ATGCAGCACCGCCAACAGCACAGCGATACCGACATCGAGCTGCGAATGCTGATGGAGGCGATCTACCTGAAATACAGCTACGACTTCCGCGACTACACGGGCGCGTCGCAGAAGCGGCGCGTGCTCCATGCGATGCGCGAGATGGGTTGCGACACGATCTCGCAGCTGCAGTCGCGCGTGCTGCACGAGCCGGCCGCGTTCTCCGAGCTGCTGCAGTACCTGACGATTCCCGTCACCGAGATGTTCCGCGACCCGAGCTACTACGCGGCGCTGCGCGAACATGTGATGCCGGTGCTGTCGACGTATCCGTCGCTGAAGATCTGGGTGGCCGGCTGCAGCACGGGGGAGGAAGTGTATTCGCTGGCGATCCTGCTGAAGGAAGAGGGGCTGCTCGAGCGCAGCATCATCTACGCCACCGACATCAACCCGCAGTCGCTGGAAAAGGCGAAAAAGGGCGTGTTCCCGCTCGACAGCATGCGCGCTTACACGGAAAACTATCAGGCCGCCGGCGGCAAGCGCGCGTTCTCGGACTACTACACGGCGGCCTACAATGCGGCGCTGTTCGACCGCTCGCTGGCCGAGAACGTGACGTTCGCGGACCACAGCCTGGCAACCGACACGGTGTTCGCGGAAACGCAATTCATCAGCTGCCGCAATGTGATGATCTATTTTAAGAAGAAGCTGCAGGAGCGGGCGCTGGGCCTGTTCCATGAGTCGCTGTGCCATCGGGGCTTCCTGGGTCTTGGCAGCAAGGAAAGCATCGACTTCTCCAGCTATGGCCCGCGCTTCGAGCCGATCGTCAAGCGCGAACGGCTGTTCAGGAAACTGTGA
- a CDS encoding response regulator, which produces MPGSRTDDQSFRRILYRNITLPLAAGVVSAAVFVAILAYLLNALTLVEHSERVIGNAQELRKLAVDMETGVRGFLLTGEEPFLAPYRLAKPKIETALNTLGELVKDDPRQMERLRNIRAQQLQWDKVAQDLIRARTTGGDYLGIIKSQRAKVEFDELRSQFQAFILEEDRMRTERADNAKTVTYVTVTGYLTISLIISGFLAYWGRRELTRLSEVYGKALEEQRVQAERVERQAWLRSGQSKLAEQGIGQRSLPAMSAALLSFLARYLDVAVGAIYVRGPDGTLHRTAGYGFANHEEEYAKDIAPGEGIVGQAAEDRRIVHLENLPNYYLKLSSALGSGSPNQILVAPVESDGEVNGVVELGFLRPVGEREIDFLKLVAGNIGTAIESTLSRQRLQEVLQETQQLNEELQVQQEELRTANEELEEQSRVLEESQATLENQKAELEQTNEQLAEQAVVLDQRNSALNDVQLQLEERARDLERASQYKSQFLANMSHELRTPLNSSLILAKLLSDNPQGNLNEEQVRFAQTIYSAGNDLLNLINDILDISKVEAGKLELNPEELRLQQVVQGMQRTFEPLAQQKGLQFIVEMAPGLPETVYTDCQRLEQILKNLLSNAVKFTDAGRIALRVAPGPNGQVSFAVEDSGIGIRADQHETVFGAFQQADGTTSRKYGGTGLGLSISRDLATLLGGSITLVSEEGKGSTFTLTLPLQWSAPHKTEAQLPPATPHVAVPAPRPAPQPERSALPPVPPVPAPAPVQVPRAFDDDRDKAPPPERTVLVIEDEPAFARILYDLAHEMNYRCLVAFAADEGLAMAEQYQPSAILLDIRLPDRSGLSVLQLLKDNPRTRHIPVHVVSASDAEEAALHMGAVGFALKPTTREELLDVFARLEQKFTQKIKRILLVEDDARQRDSVVQLISDEDIEIEAVESGEKALALLRTTIFDCMIIDLKLPDMQGNELLQRMSHEEIASFPPVIVYTGRNLTRAEEADLHRYSRSIIIKGARSPERLLDEVTLFLHKVESELSSERQTMLKTVRSRDRVFEGRRILLVDDDVRNIFALTSALEQKGAIVEIGRNGFEALEKLDAVADIDLVLMDVMMPGMDGLEATRRIRADSRFARLPIIAITAKAMKDDQEQCLAAGANDYLAKPIDLSRLYSLLRVWMPALDRI; this is translated from the coding sequence ATGCCCGGATCCCGCACCGACGACCAGTCCTTCCGCCGTATTCTGTACCGCAACATTACATTGCCGCTGGCAGCAGGCGTCGTCAGCGCCGCCGTGTTCGTGGCAATCCTGGCCTATCTGCTCAATGCCTTGACACTGGTGGAGCACTCGGAGCGGGTCATCGGCAACGCCCAGGAGCTGCGCAAGCTGGCCGTGGACATGGAAACCGGCGTGCGCGGCTTCTTGCTGACGGGCGAGGAACCGTTCCTGGCGCCCTACCGCCTGGCCAAGCCGAAGATCGAGACGGCGCTGAACACCCTGGGCGAGCTGGTCAAGGATGACCCGCGCCAGATGGAGCGGCTGCGCAACATCCGCGCCCAGCAACTGCAATGGGACAAGGTGGCGCAGGACCTGATCCGCGCCCGCACCACGGGCGGCGACTACCTGGGCATTATCAAGTCGCAGCGCGCCAAGGTCGAGTTCGACGAGCTGCGCAGCCAATTCCAGGCCTTCATCCTGGAAGAGGACCGCATGCGCACCGAGCGCGCCGACAATGCCAAGACCGTCACCTACGTGACGGTAACGGGCTATCTCACCATCAGCCTGATCATCAGCGGCTTCCTTGCCTACTGGGGCCGGCGCGAGCTGACCCGCCTGTCCGAGGTGTACGGCAAGGCGCTGGAGGAGCAGCGCGTGCAGGCCGAGCGCGTCGAGCGGCAAGCCTGGCTGCGTTCGGGCCAGAGCAAGCTGGCCGAGCAGGGCATCGGCCAGCGCTCGCTGCCGGCCATGTCGGCGGCGCTGCTGAGCTTCCTGGCGCGCTACCTGGACGTGGCCGTGGGCGCGATCTACGTGCGTGGCCCGGACGGCACGCTGCACCGCACGGCGGGCTACGGCTTCGCCAACCACGAGGAGGAATACGCCAAGGACATCGCGCCGGGCGAGGGCATCGTCGGTCAGGCGGCCGAGGACCGCCGCATCGTCCATCTGGAAAACCTGCCGAATTACTACTTGAAGCTGAGCTCGGCGCTGGGCAGCGGCTCGCCCAACCAGATCCTGGTGGCGCCGGTGGAAAGCGACGGCGAGGTCAACGGCGTCGTCGAGCTGGGCTTCCTGCGCCCGGTAGGCGAGCGCGAGATCGATTTCCTGAAGCTGGTGGCCGGCAATATCGGCACGGCGATCGAATCGACGCTGTCGCGCCAGCGCCTGCAGGAAGTGCTGCAGGAAACCCAGCAGCTGAACGAGGAACTGCAAGTGCAGCAGGAAGAACTGCGCACCGCCAACGAGGAACTGGAAGAGCAGTCGCGCGTGCTGGAGGAATCGCAGGCCACGCTGGAAAACCAGAAGGCCGAGCTGGAACAGACCAACGAGCAACTGGCCGAACAGGCCGTGGTGCTGGACCAGCGCAACAGCGCGCTGAACGACGTCCAGCTGCAGCTGGAGGAACGCGCACGCGACCTGGAGCGCGCCAGCCAGTACAAATCGCAGTTCCTGGCGAATATGTCGCACGAACTGCGCACCCCGCTGAACAGTTCGCTGATCCTGGCCAAGCTGTTGTCCGACAATCCGCAGGGCAACCTGAACGAGGAACAGGTGCGCTTCGCCCAGACCATCTACTCGGCCGGCAACGACCTCCTGAACCTGATCAACGACATCCTCGACATCTCCAAGGTCGAGGCCGGCAAGCTGGAACTGAATCCCGAGGAACTGCGCCTGCAGCAGGTGGTGCAGGGCATGCAGCGCACCTTCGAGCCGCTGGCCCAGCAGAAGGGCCTGCAGTTCATCGTCGAGATGGCACCGGGCCTGCCGGAGACGGTGTACACCGATTGCCAGCGCCTGGAACAGATCCTGAAGAACCTGCTGTCGAACGCCGTCAAGTTCACGGATGCGGGCCGGATCGCCCTGCGCGTGGCGCCAGGGCCGAACGGCCAGGTCAGCTTCGCCGTCGAGGATTCCGGCATCGGCATCCGCGCCGACCAGCATGAGACCGTGTTCGGGGCCTTCCAGCAGGCCGACGGCACCACCAGCCGCAAGTACGGCGGCACGGGCCTGGGCCTGTCGATCTCGCGCGACCTGGCCACCCTGCTGGGCGGTTCCATCACCCTCGTCAGCGAGGAAGGCAAGGGCAGCACGTTTACCTTGACCCTGCCGCTGCAGTGGTCGGCTCCGCACAAGACGGAAGCGCAACTGCCGCCGGCGACGCCGCACGTGGCCGTACCGGCACCCCGCCCGGCGCCGCAGCCGGAACGCAGCGCGCTGCCACCGGTGCCGCCGGTGCCGGCGCCGGCGCCGGTCCAGGTGCCGCGCGCGTTCGACGACGACCGCGACAAGGCACCGCCGCCGGAGCGCACGGTGCTCGTCATCGAGGACGAACCCGCGTTCGCCCGCATCCTGTATGACCTGGCGCACGAGATGAACTACCGCTGCCTGGTGGCCTTCGCCGCCGACGAGGGCCTGGCGATGGCGGAGCAGTACCAGCCCAGCGCGATCCTGCTGGACATCCGCCTGCCGGACCGCTCCGGCTTGTCCGTGCTGCAGCTGCTGAAGGATAATCCACGCACGCGGCACATCCCGGTGCACGTGGTCTCCGCCTCGGACGCGGAGGAGGCGGCGCTGCACATGGGCGCCGTCGGTTTCGCGTTGAAACCCACCACGCGCGAGGAGCTGCTGGACGTGTTCGCGCGCCTGGAGCAGAAGTTCACACAGAAGATCAAGCGCATCCTGCTGGTCGAGGACGACGCGCGCCAGCGCGACAGCGTGGTGCAGCTGATCTCGGACGAGGACATCGAGATCGAGGCGGTCGAATCGGGCGAGAAGGCGCTGGCGCTGCTGCGCACGACGATTTTCGACTGCATGATCATCGACTTGAAACTGCCGGACATGCAGGGCAATGAGCTGCTGCAGCGCATGTCGCACGAGGAGATCGCGTCGTTCCCGCCGGTGATCGTCTACACGGGCCGCAACCTGACGCGCGCCGAGGAGGCGGACCTGCACCGCTACTCGCGCTCGATCATCATCAAGGGCGCGCGCTCGCCCGAGCGCCTGCTGGACGAGGTCACGCTGTTCCTGCACAAGGTGGAATCGGAGCTCTCCAGCGAACGGCAGACGATGCTGAAAACGGTGCGCTCGCGCGACCGCGTGTTCGAAGGCCGCCGCATCCTGCTGGTGGACGACGACGTGCGCAACATCTTCGCGCTGACCTCCGCGCTGGAGCAGAAGGGTGCCATCGTGGAGATCGGCCGCAACGGCTTCGAGGCGCTGGAGAAACTGGACGCGGTGGCCGACATCGACCTGGTGCTGATGGACGTCATGATGCCCGGCATGGACGGCCTGGAAGCGACCCGCCGCATCCGCGCCGACAGCCGCTTCGCGCGCCTGCCGATCATCGCCATCACGGCCAAGGCGATGAAGGACGACCAGGAGCAGTGCCTGGCCGCCGGCGCCAACGACTACCTGGCCAAGCCGATCGACCTGTCGCGCCTGTACTCGCTGCTGCGTGTGTGGATGCCTGCCCTGGACCGGATCTGA
- the nudC gene encoding NAD(+) diphosphatase, translating into MLHTPAGFTPLIDPAPHGGAPLTFVFHKGKLLLRSVDGAAGVEALPTDLASLGIPVERLHPVGIWQGRYCQAAWTDSEELPDDAHGWHGLRTLFGVADHGFIGLAGRASQIADWARTHRYCGACATPMRRATGERAYKCEACGHTAYPQICPAMMVLIRDGDRVLLAKHTRSPPGLFTALAGFVEAGESIEEAVHREVYEEVGLRVHKLRYFSSQSWPFPNSLMVAFTAEYLDGTIRVDPAEIEEARWFGPGDDWPDTPHSISIASALIEANRPGQG; encoded by the coding sequence CCCGCATGGCGGCGCACCGCTGACGTTCGTGTTCCACAAAGGGAAACTGCTGCTGCGCAGCGTTGACGGTGCCGCGGGCGTGGAGGCGCTGCCGACCGATCTCGCCAGCCTGGGCATCCCCGTTGAACGGCTGCACCCGGTCGGCATCTGGCAGGGCCGCTACTGTCAGGCGGCGTGGACGGACAGCGAAGAGCTGCCGGACGACGCGCACGGCTGGCATGGCCTGCGCACGCTGTTCGGCGTCGCCGACCACGGCTTCATCGGCCTTGCGGGCCGTGCCAGCCAGATCGCGGACTGGGCCCGTACCCATCGCTATTGCGGCGCCTGCGCCACGCCGATGCGGCGTGCGACCGGCGAGCGGGCCTACAAATGCGAGGCCTGTGGTCACACGGCCTATCCGCAGATCTGTCCCGCCATGATGGTACTGATCCGCGACGGCGACCGCGTATTGCTGGCCAAGCACACCCGTTCGCCGCCCGGCCTGTTTACGGCGCTGGCCGGCTTCGTGGAAGCCGGCGAATCGATCGAGGAGGCGGTGCACCGCGAGGTGTACGAGGAAGTGGGCCTGCGCGTGCATAAGCTGCGCTACTTCAGCAGCCAGTCGTGGCCGTTCCCGAATTCGCTGATGGTGGCCTTCACGGCCGAGTACCTGGACGGCACGATCCGGGTCGATCCGGCCGAGATCGAGGAAGCGCGCTGGTTCGGACCGGGCGATGACTGGCCGGACACGCCGCACAGCATCTCGATCGCCAGCGCGCTGATCGAGGCGAACCGGCCAGGGCAGGGCTGA
- the folE gene encoding GTP cyclohydrolase I FolE has translation MSKEAFSENDWRRLLSTLGEDPDRPGLAETPHRVAKAWKHWTSGYDQDPVELLKAFEDGAEAYNELIVVRNIPVYSHCEHHLAPFFGMATVGYLPNGKIVGLSKLTRLVDCFAKRLQVQERLTVQIANTLMEVLEPKAVGVVIKCRHMCMESRGIRTPGEETITSSMLGELQSNLGLRTEFLSLARD, from the coding sequence ATGTCTAAAGAAGCTTTCTCCGAGAACGACTGGCGTCGCCTGCTGTCCACGCTGGGCGAGGACCCCGATCGCCCAGGCCTGGCGGAAACGCCGCACCGCGTGGCCAAGGCGTGGAAACACTGGACCTCCGGCTACGACCAGGACCCTGTCGAACTGCTGAAGGCGTTCGAAGACGGCGCCGAGGCGTACAACGAGCTGATCGTCGTGCGCAACATTCCCGTCTATAGCCACTGCGAGCATCACCTGGCGCCGTTCTTCGGCATGGCGACCGTCGGCTACCTGCCGAACGGCAAGATCGTCGGCCTGTCGAAGCTGACGCGCCTGGTGGACTGCTTCGCCAAGCGCCTGCAAGTGCAGGAGCGCCTGACGGTGCAGATCGCCAATACGCTGATGGAAGTGCTGGAACCGAAGGCGGTCGGCGTCGTCATCAAGTGCCGCCACATGTGCATGGAAAGCCGCGGCATCCGCACGCCGGGCGAGGAAACGATCACCTCGTCGATGCTGGGCGAGCTGCAGTCGAACCTGGGCCTGCGCACCGAGTTCCTGTCGCTGGCACGCGACTAA